One Thauera sp. K11 DNA window includes the following coding sequences:
- the prpF gene encoding 2-methylaconitate cis-trans isomerase PrpF yields the protein MSHPTQIRIPATYMRGGTSKGVFFRLQDLPPAAQVPGAARDKLLLRVIGSPDPYGKQIDGMGGATSSTSKTVILSKSERPDHDVDYLFGQVSIDSAFVDWSGNCGNLSAAVGAFAIAGGLVDAGRVPRNGVATVRVWQANIGKTIVAYVPITDGDVQETGDFELDGVTFPAAEVQLEFLDPADEGEDGGAMFPTGNVVDDLEVPGVGTFKATLINAGIPTIFLNAADIGYTGTELQDAINGDARALAMFETIRAHGAVRMGLIRDVSEAAGRQHTPKVAFVAPPADYTASSGKAVRAADIDLLVRALSMGKLHHAMMGTAAVAIGTAAAIPGTLVNLAAGGGERQAVRFGHPSGTLRVGAEAKLAGGQWQVTKAIMSRSARVLMEGWVRVPGDAF from the coding sequence ATGAGCCATCCAACCCAGATCAGGATCCCCGCCACCTACATGCGCGGCGGCACCAGCAAGGGCGTGTTCTTCCGCCTGCAGGACCTGCCGCCCGCGGCGCAGGTACCGGGCGCGGCGCGCGACAAACTGCTGCTGCGCGTGATCGGCAGCCCCGACCCCTACGGCAAGCAGATCGACGGCATGGGCGGGGCCACGTCGAGCACCAGCAAGACGGTGATCCTGTCGAAAAGCGAACGCCCGGACCACGACGTCGATTACCTGTTCGGTCAGGTCTCCATCGACAGCGCCTTCGTCGACTGGTCCGGCAACTGCGGCAACCTGTCGGCGGCGGTCGGCGCCTTCGCCATCGCCGGCGGGCTGGTCGATGCCGGTCGCGTACCGCGCAATGGCGTCGCCACGGTGCGCGTCTGGCAGGCCAACATCGGCAAGACCATCGTCGCCTACGTGCCCATCACCGATGGCGACGTGCAGGAAACCGGCGACTTCGAACTGGACGGGGTGACTTTCCCGGCCGCCGAAGTGCAGCTCGAATTCCTCGACCCCGCAGACGAAGGCGAGGACGGCGGCGCGATGTTCCCCACCGGCAACGTGGTGGACGACCTGGAAGTGCCGGGCGTCGGGACCTTCAAGGCCACGCTGATCAACGCCGGCATCCCGACCATCTTCCTCAACGCGGCGGACATCGGCTATACCGGCACCGAACTGCAGGACGCCATCAACGGCGACGCCCGGGCGCTGGCGATGTTCGAGACGATCCGCGCTCACGGTGCCGTGCGCATGGGCCTGATCCGCGACGTGAGCGAGGCCGCCGGCCGCCAGCACACGCCCAAGGTCGCCTTCGTCGCACCGCCGGCGGACTACACCGCGTCCAGCGGCAAGGCCGTGCGCGCCGCCGACATCGACCTGCTGGTGCGCGCGCTGTCCATGGGCAAGCTGCACCACGCGATGATGGGCACCGCGGCGGTGGCCATCGGCACCGCCGCGGCCATCCCCGGCACCCTGGTCAATCTCGCCGCCGGCGGCGGCGAGCGCCAGGCGGTGCGCTTCGGCCATCCGTCCGGGACGCTGCGCGTCGGCGCCGAGGCGAAGCTGGCCGGGGGCCAGTGGCAGGTCACCAAGGCCATCATGAGCCGCAGCGCCCGCGTGCTGATGGAAGGCTGGGTGCGCGTGCCCGGCGACGCTTTCTGA
- a CDS encoding isocitrate lyase/PEP mutase family protein, with translation MSTRKTLKALAEARRGVIVPGAFNALSAKVVEDLGFEAIYITGAGVTNMWFGMPDQGFMGLAEIADHTARIRNAVSLPLIVDADTGFGNALNVYHTVRTLERAGADCIQLEDQVAPKRCGHFSGKDVISTEEAVSKIKAAVDARRDGSLLIMARTDAAAVHGFEAAVERAARFAEAGADILFVEAVTTAEEIRELPRRLPRPQLMNMVIGGKTPIFNATELGELGYGIVLYANAALQGAVAGMQKALTVLRDEKEVKESSGLVAPFAERQRLVGKPEWDALEKRYS, from the coding sequence ATGTCCACCCGCAAGACCCTCAAGGCACTCGCCGAAGCCCGCCGTGGCGTGATCGTGCCGGGCGCGTTCAACGCCCTGTCCGCCAAGGTCGTCGAAGACCTCGGCTTCGAGGCCATCTACATCACCGGCGCGGGCGTCACCAACATGTGGTTCGGCATGCCGGACCAGGGCTTCATGGGGCTGGCCGAGATCGCCGACCACACCGCCCGCATCCGCAACGCGGTGAGCCTGCCGCTGATCGTCGATGCCGACACCGGCTTCGGCAACGCGCTCAACGTCTATCACACCGTGCGCACGCTGGAACGCGCCGGTGCCGACTGCATCCAGCTCGAAGACCAGGTCGCGCCCAAGCGTTGCGGCCACTTCAGCGGCAAGGACGTGATCAGCACCGAGGAAGCGGTGAGCAAGATCAAGGCCGCCGTGGATGCCCGCCGCGACGGGAGCCTGCTGATCATGGCGCGCACCGACGCTGCCGCCGTGCATGGTTTCGAGGCTGCCGTCGAACGCGCCGCGCGCTTCGCCGAGGCCGGCGCCGACATCCTGTTCGTCGAGGCGGTGACCACCGCCGAGGAAATCCGCGAACTGCCCCGCCGCCTGCCGCGCCCGCAACTGATGAACATGGTGATCGGCGGCAAGACGCCGATCTTCAACGCCACCGAGCTGGGCGAACTGGGCTACGGCATCGTGCTGTATGCCAACGCCGCGCTGCAGGGTGCGGTGGCCGGCATGCAGAAGGCGCTGACCGTGCTGCGCGACGAGAAGGAAGTGAAGGAGTCGAGCGGCCTGGTCGCGCCCTTCGCCGAGCGCCAGCGCCTGGTCGGCAAGCCCGAATGGGACGCGCTGGAAAAGCGCTATTCCTGA
- a CDS encoding pyruvate carboxylase encodes MKNIRSLLVANRSEIAIRVMRAAAELGIRTVAVYAREDRFALHRFKADESYLVGEGKTPIQAYLDIDDILRIAREAGVDAIHPGYGFLSENPDFADACAAAGIEFIGPSPEVMRTLGNKVAARDAAVAAGVPVIPATGALPDDLDAIKAQAAAIGYPLMLKASWGGGGRGMRAIDSEDELAAAVTAARREAKAAFGNDEVYLERRIVRARHVEVQVLGDTHGQLVHLFERDCSVQRRNQKVVERAPAPYLDDTRRAELCEAALRLCRSVGYTHAGTVEFLMDADSGAFYFIEVNPRIQVEHTVTEEVTGIDVVKAQIRISEGARIGDAASGVPAQADIRLNGHALQCRVTTEDPDKGFAPDYGKLSAYRSAAGFGIRLDAGTAYTGAVITPYYDSLLVKVTAWGRDPGEAAQRMDRALREFRIRGVSTNLAFLENIVGHPAFRDGSCTTRFIDDTPELFATTPRQDRATRLLEFIGEVVVNGNPEMKGRQAAPAPAHGDTAPVWPAASLGAPIPAGSRDRLRELGPQGFAAWMREQRAVLLTDTTMRDAHQSLFATRMRTADMLPAAPHYARELAGLLSLECWGGATFDVAMRFLKEDPWQRLAQLRERIPNILFQMLLRASNAVGYTNYPDNVVRFFVQRAAAEGIDLFRVFDSLNNADNMRVAMDAVNEAGALCEAALCYTGDLFDARRDKYSLKYYVNLAKQFERAGAHILGIKDMAGICRPRAAAALVKALREETGLPVHFHTHDTSGASAASVLAAVEAGVDAVDGAVDAMSGLTSQPSLGAIVAALDGGERAPAVTLDQLRPFSHYWEGVRRHYAPFEADMRAGTADVYRHEMPGGQYTNLREQARAMGLEQRWEAIAQAYADVNMLFGDIVKVTPTSKVVGDMAIFMVANELTPADVADPAREIAFPESVVQLMRGELGLPPDGFPAELQRKVLKGQAPLAERPGAVLPPADLDAARASAAEAAGRDIDDNDLASWLMYPKVFADFARHQRRHGDVSVLPTPVFFNGLAERDEIDVPIDAGKTLAVRLVGRTEPDDDGMVKLFFELNGQPRPIRIARAGLVQAGRKHPKAEDGNAAHLPAPMPGAVAMVAVEAGQRVRKGTPLLSIEAMKMETVLTAERDATVARVRVAPGDQVEAKDLLVEFEPA; translated from the coding sequence ATGAAGAACATCCGCAGCCTGCTGGTCGCCAATCGAAGCGAGATCGCCATCCGCGTGATGCGCGCCGCCGCCGAGCTGGGCATCCGCACCGTGGCCGTCTATGCGCGCGAGGACCGCTTCGCGCTGCACCGCTTCAAGGCCGACGAAAGCTATCTGGTCGGCGAGGGCAAGACGCCCATCCAGGCTTATCTGGACATCGACGACATCCTGCGCATCGCGCGCGAGGCGGGTGTGGACGCCATCCACCCCGGCTACGGCTTCCTGTCCGAAAACCCGGATTTCGCCGACGCCTGCGCCGCCGCCGGCATCGAATTCATCGGCCCCTCGCCCGAGGTCATGCGCACGCTGGGCAACAAGGTCGCGGCGCGCGATGCCGCCGTCGCCGCCGGCGTGCCGGTGATTCCGGCCACCGGCGCGCTGCCCGACGACCTCGATGCGATCAAGGCCCAGGCCGCCGCGATCGGCTATCCGCTGATGCTCAAGGCGAGTTGGGGTGGCGGCGGGCGCGGCATGCGGGCGATCGACAGCGAGGACGAACTCGCGGCCGCGGTCACCGCCGCGCGGCGCGAGGCCAAGGCCGCCTTCGGCAACGACGAGGTCTATCTGGAAAGGCGCATCGTGCGCGCCCGCCACGTCGAGGTGCAGGTGCTGGGCGACACCCATGGCCAGCTCGTGCATCTGTTCGAGCGCGACTGCTCGGTGCAGCGGCGCAACCAGAAGGTGGTCGAGCGGGCGCCCGCGCCCTATCTGGACGACACCCGGCGTGCCGAGCTGTGCGAGGCCGCGCTGCGCCTGTGCCGCTCCGTGGGCTACACCCACGCCGGCACGGTGGAATTCCTCATGGATGCCGACAGCGGCGCGTTCTACTTCATCGAGGTGAACCCGCGCATCCAGGTGGAGCACACCGTCACCGAGGAGGTCACCGGCATCGACGTCGTCAAGGCGCAGATCCGCATCAGCGAAGGCGCGCGCATCGGCGATGCGGCTTCCGGCGTGCCGGCGCAGGCGGACATCCGCCTCAACGGCCACGCGCTGCAATGCCGCGTCACCACCGAAGACCCGGACAAGGGCTTCGCGCCGGACTACGGCAAGCTCAGCGCCTACCGCAGCGCCGCCGGCTTCGGCATCCGGCTGGATGCGGGCACCGCCTACACCGGCGCGGTGATCACCCCGTACTACGACTCGCTGCTGGTCAAGGTCACCGCCTGGGGCCGCGACCCCGGCGAAGCGGCGCAGCGCATGGACCGCGCGCTGCGCGAATTCCGCATCCGCGGCGTCAGCACCAACCTCGCCTTCCTGGAGAACATCGTCGGCCACCCGGCCTTCCGCGACGGCAGTTGCACCACCCGCTTCATCGACGACACGCCGGAACTCTTCGCCACCACACCGCGCCAGGACCGCGCCACGCGCCTGCTCGAATTCATCGGCGAAGTGGTCGTCAATGGCAACCCGGAGATGAAGGGCCGCCAGGCCGCGCCGGCGCCCGCCCATGGCGACACCGCCCCGGTCTGGCCGGCCGCCAGCCTGGGCGCGCCGATCCCCGCCGGCAGCCGCGACCGCCTGCGCGAACTCGGCCCGCAGGGCTTCGCCGCATGGATGCGCGAGCAGCGCGCCGTGCTGCTCACCGACACGACGATGCGCGACGCCCACCAGTCGCTGTTCGCCACCCGCATGCGCACCGCCGACATGCTGCCGGCCGCGCCGCACTACGCGCGCGAACTGGCCGGCCTGCTGTCGCTGGAGTGCTGGGGCGGGGCCACCTTCGACGTGGCCATGCGCTTCCTCAAGGAAGACCCGTGGCAGCGCCTCGCGCAACTGCGCGAGCGCATCCCCAACATCCTGTTCCAGATGCTGCTGCGCGCCTCCAACGCGGTCGGCTACACCAACTACCCGGACAACGTGGTGCGCTTCTTCGTGCAGCGCGCGGCGGCCGAAGGCATCGATCTGTTCCGCGTGTTCGACTCGCTCAACAACGCCGACAACATGCGCGTGGCGATGGACGCGGTGAATGAAGCCGGCGCCCTGTGCGAAGCCGCGCTGTGCTACACCGGCGACCTGTTCGACGCGCGGCGCGACAAGTATTCGCTCAAGTACTACGTCAATCTGGCGAAGCAGTTCGAACGCGCCGGCGCCCACATCCTCGGCATCAAGGACATGGCCGGCATCTGCCGCCCGCGCGCCGCCGCCGCGCTGGTCAAGGCGCTGCGCGAGGAAACCGGCCTGCCGGTGCACTTCCACACCCACGACACCAGCGGCGCCTCGGCGGCCAGCGTGCTGGCGGCCGTCGAAGCCGGCGTGGATGCGGTCGACGGCGCCGTGGATGCGATGAGCGGACTCACCTCGCAGCCTTCGCTCGGCGCCATCGTCGCCGCGCTCGACGGCGGCGAGCGCGCGCCGGCCGTCACCCTGGACCAGCTCCGCCCGTTCTCGCACTACTGGGAGGGCGTGCGCCGCCACTACGCCCCCTTCGAGGCCGACATGCGCGCCGGCACCGCCGACGTGTACCGCCACGAGATGCCCGGCGGCCAATACACCAACCTGCGCGAACAGGCCCGCGCGATGGGGCTGGAGCAGCGCTGGGAGGCCATCGCCCAGGCCTATGCGGACGTCAACATGCTGTTCGGCGACATCGTCAAGGTCACGCCCACCTCCAAGGTGGTCGGCGACATGGCGATCTTCATGGTCGCCAACGAACTCACGCCGGCCGACGTAGCAGACCCGGCACGCGAGATCGCCTTCCCCGAATCCGTCGTGCAGTTGATGCGAGGCGAACTCGGCCTGCCGCCGGACGGCTTTCCCGCCGAATTGCAGCGCAAGGTGCTCAAGGGCCAGGCGCCGCTCGCCGAACGCCCCGGCGCGGTGCTGCCGCCGGCCGACCTCGACGCCGCGCGCGCCAGCGCCGCCGAAGCCGCCGGCCGCGACATCGACGACAACGATCTCGCCTCCTGGCTGATGTATCCCAAGGTCTTCGCCGACTTCGCCCGCCACCAGCGCCGCCATGGCGACGTCTCGGTGCTGCCGACCCCGGTGTTCTTCAACGGGCTGGCCGAACGCGACGAGATCGACGTGCCGATCGACGCCGGCAAGACCCTGGCGGTACGCCTGGTCGGCCGCACCGAGCCGGACGACGACGGCATGGTCAAGCTCTTCTTCGAACTCAACGGCCAGCCGCGGCCGATCCGCATCGCCCGTGCCGGCCTCGTGCAGGCCGGGCGCAAGCACCCGAAAGCCGAGGACGGCAATGCCGCGCACCTGCCGGCGCCGATGCCCGGCGCGGTGGCGATGGTTGCGGTCGAGGCCGGCCAGCGCGTGAGGAAGGGGACGCCGCTGCTGTCGATCGAGGCGATGAAGATGGAAACCGTGCTGACCGCCGAGCGCGACGCCACCGTCGCCCGCGTCCGCGTCGCCCCGGGCGACCAGGTGGAAGCCAAGGACCTGCTGGTCGAGTTCGAGCCCGCATGA
- a CDS encoding GntR family transcriptional regulator, protein MNDELLRPRALFQAIADSVRERIFTHELPPGSLLDEVALATGYGVSRTPVREALKVLAHEGLVAMEPRRGCCVAEFSATDVAALFDALDLLEAYAVREAASRGLAAGAGLANHASLLEAAGNRYAAEAITRLREKLQLALGPAYCRGEAEFFARAAPALSAALARHDAAQAERTWRDYAVARRGLAGRPVTVAAGS, encoded by the coding sequence ATGAACGACGAACTGCTGCGCCCCCGGGCGCTCTTCCAGGCCATCGCCGACTCGGTGCGCGAACGCATCTTCACCCACGAACTGCCGCCCGGCAGCCTGCTCGACGAGGTCGCGCTCGCCACCGGCTATGGCGTCAGCCGCACGCCGGTGCGCGAAGCGCTGAAGGTGCTTGCCCACGAGGGGCTGGTCGCGATGGAACCGCGCCGCGGCTGCTGCGTCGCCGAATTCTCCGCAACCGACGTGGCCGCGCTGTTCGACGCGCTCGATCTGCTGGAAGCCTACGCCGTGCGCGAAGCCGCGAGCCGTGGCCTCGCCGCCGGCGCCGGGCTGGCGAACCATGCGAGCCTGCTCGAAGCCGCCGGCAACCGCTACGCCGCCGAGGCCATCACCCGCCTGCGCGAAAAGCTCCAGCTCGCCCTCGGCCCGGCCTACTGCCGCGGCGAGGCGGAATTTTTCGCACGCGCCGCTCCCGCGCTGTCCGCCGCCCTGGCACGGCACGACGCGGCTCAGGCGGAACGGACATGGCGCGACTACGCCGTCGCGCGCCGGGGGCTGGCCGGCCGCCCCGTCACGGTTGCCGCCGGTTCGTAG
- a CDS encoding anaerobic ribonucleoside-triphosphate reductase activating protein, whose translation MNPLRVGGLTPLTTIDFPGRLAAVVFCQGCPWRCGYCHNPQLIPADAPPALRWDEVLAFLERRRGLLDGVVFSGGEPTLQAALPDALRAVRALGFETALHSAGMYPERLAAVLPLLDWVGLDVKAPAEHYDAVTATPGGAGRVSQSLDLLLASGVDHECRTTWHPGLFGRDELDRLGAGLKRRGVRCWQVQPCRLPGQPAVSIDGIGAQVPSGSRGENDGMSGRHGARPEKS comes from the coding sequence ATGAACCCGCTGCGCGTGGGCGGCCTGACGCCGCTCACCACCATCGACTTCCCCGGCCGGCTGGCCGCGGTGGTGTTCTGCCAGGGCTGCCCGTGGCGCTGCGGCTACTGCCACAACCCGCAGCTGATTCCGGCCGACGCCCCACCGGCGCTGCGCTGGGACGAGGTGCTGGCCTTCCTCGAACGCCGCCGCGGCCTGCTCGACGGCGTGGTGTTCTCCGGTGGCGAGCCGACCCTGCAGGCGGCGCTGCCGGATGCCCTGCGCGCGGTGCGTGCCCTGGGCTTCGAGACCGCGCTGCACAGCGCCGGCATGTACCCGGAACGCCTGGCCGCCGTCCTGCCGCTGCTCGACTGGGTGGGGCTGGACGTCAAGGCGCCTGCCGAGCACTACGACGCCGTCACCGCCACCCCCGGCGGCGCCGGGCGGGTGTCCCAATCGCTCGATCTGCTGCTCGCCAGCGGCGTCGACCACGAATGCCGCACCACCTGGCACCCCGGCCTGTTCGGCCGGGACGAACTCGACCGTCTCGGCGCCGGCCTGAAGCGGCGCGGCGTGCGGTGCTGGCAGGTGCAGCCCTGCCGCCTCCCCGGCCAACCGGCCGTCTCCATCGACGGCATCGGCGCACAGGTGCCGTCCGGCAGCCGCGGAGAGAACGACGGAATGTCGGGCCGGCACGGCGCACGGCCGGAGAAGTCCTAG
- the nrdD gene encoding anaerobic ribonucleoside-triphosphate reductase, translated as MNMNTAIETRRLADAVTLSDEERQPCEVWTRVMGYHRPVASFNTGKKGEHAERRFFAERRCDLGG; from the coding sequence ATGAACATGAACACCGCGATCGAAACCCGTCGTCTCGCCGATGCCGTCACCCTCAGCGACGAGGAGCGCCAGCCCTGCGAGGTGTGGACCCGGGTGATGGGCTACCACCGCCCGGTGGCGAGCTTCAACACCGGCAAGAAAGGCGAGCACGCCGAACGGCGCTTCTTCGCCGAGCGCCGCTGCGATCTCGGCGGCTGA